In Danaus plexippus chromosome 19, MEX_DaPlex, whole genome shotgun sequence, the following are encoded in one genomic region:
- the LOC116768171 gene encoding sodium channel protein para isoform X29 has translation MSEDLDSISEEERSLFRPFTRESLAAIESRIAEEHAKQKELEKKRAEGETDLGRTKKKKEVRYDDEDEDEGPQPDATLEQGLPLPVRMQGSFPLELASTPLEDIDPFYHNQTTFVVISKGKDIFRFSATNALWILDPFNPIRRVAIYILVHPLFSLFIITTILVNCILMIMPTTPTVESTEVIFTGIYTFESAVKVMARGFILQPFTYLRDAWNWLDFVVIALAYVTMGIDLGNLAALRTFRVLRALKTVAIVPGLKTIVGAVIESVKNLRDVIILTMFSLSVFALMGLQIYMGVLTQKCIKVFPEDGSWGNLTDENWERFCQNETNWYGGDGEYPLCGNSSGAGQCEPGYMCLQGYGPNPNYGYTSFDTFGWAFLSAFRLMTQDYWENLYQLVLRSAGSWHVLFFVVIIFLGSFYLVNLILAIVAMSYDELQKKAEEEEQAEEEALREAEQKAAARADKQEAREAHAREQAAAAEAAAYAEAHPAKSPSDSSCQSYELFVNQERGNQDDNTRERMSLRSDPFQDSASLSLPGSPFNLRRGSRGSHQMALRPNGRNRYPPGADRKPLVLSTYLDAQEHLPYADDSNAVTPMSEENGAIIIPVYYANLGSRHSSYTSHQSRLSYTSHGDLLGGKAQTKEARLRGRSASRNHSVTSQPHAYPLPRQDSSLASRPLREYEISTTESTDEAGKVLKQSNDNPFIESQRPNVVDMRDVMVLNEIIEQAGRQSRASEQNAEDDEDGPTFKERLLECLMKGIDFFCVWDCCWLWLEFQKYVALLVFDPFVELFITLCIVVNTLFMALDHHDMDKDMDKALKSGNYFFTATFGIEAMLKLIAMSPKYYFQEGWNVFDFIIVALSLLELGLEGVQGLSVLRSFRLLRVFKLAKSWPTLNLLISIMGRTMGALGNLTFVLCIIIFIFAVMGMQLFGKNYVDYVDRFPDGDLPRWNFTDFMHSFMIVFRVLCGEWIESMWDCMLVGDVSCIPFFLATVVIGNLVVLNLFLALLLSNFGSSNLSSPTADQDTNKIAEAFNRISRFIDWVKKSVADILKLVKNKLTNQIAIHAPERVDNELELGADIDDGVLYKDKKLKDQVEVAIGDGMEFTIPGDNKYKKGKLLMNNINAITDNHTDNRINCELNHHGYPIQDDDTISQKSYGSHKIRSFKDESHKGSTDTIDGEEKKDASKEELGLEEEMIAEEEDGKLDLAKIDIKAGEGEVMDSPADCCPEPCYQRFPFLAGDDESPFWQGWAMLRLKTYRLIENTYFETAVITMILLSSLALALEDVHLPHRPILQDILYYMDRIFTVIFFIEMLIKWLALGFQKYFTNAWCWLDFIIVMVSLINFVAALCGAGGIQAFKTMRTLRALRPLRAMSRMQGMRVVVNALVQAIPSIFNVLLVCLIFWLIFAIMGVQLFAGKYFKCVDMNHTTLSHEIIPDRNACILENYTWENSPMNFDHVGKAYLCLFQVATFKGWIQIMNDAIDSREVDRQPIRETNIYMYLYFVFFIIFGSFFTLNLFIGVIIDNFNEQKKKAGGSLEMFMTEDQKKYYNAMKKMGSKKPLKAIPRPRWRPQAIVFEIVTDKKFDMIIMLFIGLNMLTMTLDHYQQSDTFSAVLDYLNMIFIVIFSSECLLKIFALRYHYFVEPWNLFDFVVVMFSILSLVLSDIIEKYFVSPTLLRVVRVAKVGRVLRLVKGAKGIRTLLFALAMSLPALFNICLLLFLVMFIFAIFGMSFFMHVKDKGGLDDVYNFKTFVQSMILLFQMSTSAGWDGVLDGIINEEECDLPDNERGYPGNCGSATIGITYLLSYLVISFLIVINMYIAVILENYSQATEDVQEGLTDDDYDMYYEIWQRFDPEGTQYIRYDQLSDFLDVLEPPLQIHKPNKYKIISMDIPICRGDMMFCVDILDALTKDFFARKGNPIEESVEVGRPDEVGYEPVSSTLWRQREEYCARLIQHAWRRHRRAQSPTGASVTGSCAGEAEGAPTAVLLDAGGGAGGAHRVVLQAAGAAPRPPEPAPPPAPV, from the exons ATGTCCGAGGACTTGGACTCGATCAGCGAGGAAGAACGAAGCTTGTTCCGACCTTTCACCCGAGAATCATTGGCCGCTATCGAATCTCGCATAGCAGAAGAACATGCCAAGCAAAAGGAACTCGAGAAAAAACGAGCGGAAGGAGAG ACCGATTTGGGGCGgacgaaaaagaaaaaagaa GTGCGTTATGATGACGAAGACGAAGATGAGGGTCCCCAACCAGACGCGACCCTGGAACAGGGCCTGCCACTGCCGGTCCGGATGCAAGGCTCCTTTCCGCTCGAACTGGCCTCCACCCCCCTCGAGGACATCGATCCCTTCTACCACAACCAAACA ACTTTCGTAGTCATAAGCAAGGGTAAAGATATCTTCAGATTTTCGGCGACCAATGCCTTGTGGATATTGGATCCTTTCAATCCAATAAGAAGAGTGGCTATATACATTCTAGTACATCCTTTGTTCtctctatttattataaccacGATTCTTGTGAACTGTATACTTATGATCATGCCTACCACGCCCACCGTTGAAAGTACTGA AGTTATCTTTACCGGAATCTACACCTTTGAATCGGCGGTGAAAGTAATGGCCAGGGGTTTCATACTACAGCCATTCACATACCTTAGAGATGCATGGAATTGGCTTGACTTCGTAGTTATAGCTTTAGC TTATGTGACGATGGGCATAGATCTCGGCAACTTGGCCGCTCTCAGAACATTCAGAGTTCTCCGAGCTTTGAAGACTGTGGCCATCGTACCgg GCTTGAAGACAATCGTTGGTGCTGTAATAGAGTCGGTAAAAAATCTGCGGGATGTGATCATTTTGACCATGTTTTCTCTATCTGTGTTTGCCTTAATGGgactacaaatatatatgggtGTGTTAACGCAGAAATGTATCAAGGTATTCCCCGAAGATGGCAGTTGGGGGAATCTAACCGACGAGAATTGGGAAAGGTTTTGTCAAAATGAAA cAAACTGGTATGGCGGAGATGGAGAATACCCTCTGTGTGGAAATTCATCAGGAGCggg gcAATGCGAACCAGGCTACATGTGTTTGCAAGGTTACGGTCCGAACCCTAATTATGGCTACACAAGTTTCGATACCTTTGGCTGGGCTTTTCTATCGGCCTTCCGTCTCATGACTCAGGATTATTGGgagaatttatatcaattg gtGTTGAGATCGGCGGGTTCGTGGCACGTTTTGTTCTTCGTTGTGATCATCTTCTTAGGTTCGTTCTACCTCGTGAATCTGATCTTGGCCATCGTCGCCATGTCGTACGACGAGTTGCAAAAGAAAGCTGAAGAAGAGGAACAGGCGGAAGAGGAAGCACTTAGG GAAGCCGAGCAAAAAGCGGCAGCACGAGCGGATAAGCAGGAAGCACGAGAAGCACATGCTCGAGAGCAAGCGGCAGCAGCGGAAGCAGCAGCCTATGCAGAAGCACACCCCGCCAAGTCCCCCAGCGACTCCTCTTGTCAGAGCTACGAATTGTTCGTGAACCAGGAGCGCGGCAACCAGGATGACAATACGCGCGAGCGCATGTCCCTCCGTAGCGACCCCTTCCAAGATTCG GCTTCATTATCTCTACCCGGATCACCGTTCAATTTGAGGAGAGGTTCGAGGGGTTCACATCAAATGGCTTTAAGACCGAACGGAAGGAATCGCTATCCGCCCGGAGCTGATAGAAAACCATTGGTATTGTCAACATATTTGGATGCTCAAGAACATTTACCCTATGCAGACGATTCGAATGCTGTCACACCAATGTCAGAGGAAAATGGCGCTATCATAATACCAGTGTACTATGCCAATTTAG GCTCGAGGCACTCTTCCTACACATCCCACCAGTCCCGATTATCGTACACATCTCACGGGGACCTGTTAGGAGGCAAGGCGCAAACGAAGGAGGCCAGACTGAGAGGTCGATCGGCCTCCAGAAACCACAGTGTGACGTCACAACCGCACGCGTACCCTCTGCCACGCCAGGATTCATCACTGGCTTCCAGGCCACTTAGAGAATAT GAAATAAGTACTACGGAGTCCACGGATGAGGCTGGTAAGGTTCTGAAACAGTCCAACGACAATCCATTCATAGAGTCCCAGAGACCAAACGTTGTGGATATGAGAG ACGTCATGGTTTTGAATGAGATAATAGAGCAAGCCGGAAGACAGAGTCGAGCGAGTGAACAAAACG CGGAAGACGATGAGGATGGACCAACCTTCAAAGAGAGACTTCTGGAGTGCTTGATGAAGGGGATTGACTTCTTTTGTGTGTGGGACTGCTGTTGGTTGTGGTTGGAGTTCCAGAAATACGTGGCCCTGCTAGTGTTCGATCCTTTCGTGGAACTGTTTATAACCTTGTGTATTGTGGTCAACACTCTGTTCATGGCTCTGGACCATCACGACATGGACAAAGATATGGACAAAGCATTAAAGAGTGGAAACTAT TTCTTCACAGCGACATTCGGAATAGAAGCGATGCTAAAGTTAATAGCCATGAGTCCAAAGTACTATTTTCAAGAAGGTTGGAACGTCTTCGATTTTATCATCGTCGCATTATCATTGCTAGAATTGGGTTTGGAAGGTGTACAGGGTTTGTCCGTATTGCGTTCATTTCGTTTG CTTCGAGTATTCAAATTGGCAAAGTCATGGCCGACACTTAATTTACTCATCTCTATAATGGGTAGGACGATGGGTGCCTTGGGCAACCTGACCTTCGTATTGTGcatcattattttcatatttgccGTGATGGGTATGCAACTATTCGGGAAAAATTATGTGG ACTATGTAGACCGGTTCCCTGATGGGGACCTTCCTCGGTGGAACTTCACAGACTTCATGCACAGCTTTATGATAGTCTTCAGAGTGCTTTGTGGGGAATGGATTGAGAGTATGTGGGATTGTATGCTTGTGGGTGACGTTTCCTGCATACCCTTCTTCCTAGCCACCGTCGTCATTGGCAATCTTGTC GTACTAAACCTCTTCTTGGCCCTGTTACTGTCAAACTTCGGATCATCGAATTTATCATCGCCAACAGCAGATCAAGATACGAATAAAATAGCAGAAGCTTTTAACCGGATATCTAGGTTTATAGACTGGGTTAAAAAAAGCGTTGCTGACATCTTGAAACTGGTGAAGAACAAGCTCACGAATCAGATTGCAATCCACGCTCCCG AACGCGTTGACAACGAACTGGAACTGGGTGCAGATATAGATGACGGAGTCCTCTACAAAGATAAGAAACTTAAAGACCAAGTGGAAGTTGCTATAGGTGATGGGATGGAATTTACAATACCCG GtgataacaaatacaaaaaaggtaaattattaatgaacaaTATCAATGCTATAACGGACAACCACACGGATAACAGGATAAACTGTGAGCTAAATCATCACGGATATCCAATTCAG GACGATGATACCATTAGTCAGAAATCATATGgtagtcataaaattaggtcaTTTAAAGACGAGAGCCATAAAGGATCGACTGACACCATAGACGGAGAAGAAAAGAAAGATGCTAGTAAAGAAGAATTAGGTTTAGAAGAAG aaatgatAGCAGAAGAGGAAGATGGTAAATTAGATCTAGCCAAAATAGACATCAAAGCCGGTGAAGGTGAGGTCATGGACTCGCCGGCCGACTGCTGTCCGGAGCCTTGCTATCAAAGGTTTCCATTTTTGGCTGGAGATGACGAATCACCGTTCTGGCAGGGCTGGGCTATGTTAAGACTCAAAACTTACAGACTTATTGAAAACACGTACTTCGAAACAGCTGTGATAACTATGATATTACTCAGTAGTTTGGCTTTG GCTTTAGAAGATGTTCATTTACCACATCGACCTATACTCCaagacatattatattatatggatCGAATCTTTActgtaatattctttatcgAGATGTTGATCAAGTGGCTCGCTCTAGGATTTCAGAAATACTTCACGAATGCTTGGTGCTGGCTCGACTTCATCATTGTCATg GTCTCGCTTATAAACTTCGTAGCGGCGCTTTGTGGCGCCGGTGGCATTCAGGCGTTCAAAACGATGCGAACGCTTCGAGCTCTCCGACCGCTCAGAGCTATGAGCCGCATGCAGGGCATGAGG GTGGTAGTGAACGCTCTGGTGCAAGCGATACCATCCATCTTCAATGTGCTGCTCGTGTGTCTAATATTCTGGCTTATTTTCGCTATAATGGGTGTACAACTCTTCGCCgggaaatattttaag TGTGTCGACATGAACCATACCACCTTAAGCCACGAAATAATACCAGACAGAAACGCGTgcattttagaaaattataccTGGGAGAACTCACCAATGAATTTCGATCATGTTGGTAAAGCATATTTGTGCCTATTTCAAGTCGCCACTTTCAAAGGTTGGATTCAGATTATGAACGACGCTATTGATTCACGAGAG GTAGACCGACAACCCATCAGAGAGACGaacatatacatgtatttatattttgtatttttcatcATCTTCGGATCTTTCTTCACTCTTAACCTATTCATTGGTGTGATCATCGATAACTTTAACGAGCAGAAGAAGAAAGCTGGAGGCAGTCTTGAAATGTTCATGACAGAGGATCAGAAGAAGTATTACAACGCCATGAAGAAAATGGGTTCCAAGAAACCACTGAAGGCCATACCAAGACCAAGA tgGCGACCTCAAGCAATTGTATTCGAAATAGTAACGGATAAGAAATTCGACATGATTATCATGTTGTTCATTGGTCTGAACATGTTGACGATGACACTAGACCACTATCAGCAGTCAGACACGTTCAGCGCTGTCCTGGATTACCTTAACATGATATTCATCGTAATATTTAGTTCAGAGTGcctgttaaaaattttcgcCTTACGATACCATTACTTCGTGGAGCCTTGGAATTTATTCGATTTCGTCGTTGTGATGTTTTCTATACTCA GTTTGGTTTTGAGTGATATTATAGAGAAGTACTTTGTGTCGCCTACTCTGTTAAGAGTAGTCAGAGTAGCAAAAGTTGGTCGAGTTCTTCGACTTGTGAAAGGAGCAAAGGGCATCCGAACGCTATTGTTCGCCTTAGCCATGTCACTGCCAGCTCTCttcaatatttgtttactaTTGTTTCTAGTGATGTTTATCTTCGCAATATTTGGAATGTCATTTTTCATGCATGTGAAGGACAAAGGAGGCCTCGACGACgtgtacaattttaaaacttttgtgcAGAGTATGATTTTGCTATTTCAG ATGTCAACCTCAGCCGGTTGGGACGGAGTTCTCGACGGCATCATAAATGAGGAAGAGTGTGATCTGCCAGATAATGAGCGTGGTTACCCTGGAAACTGTGGATCGGCTACAATCGGGATCACTTACCTACTGTCCTACCTCGTAATATCTTTCCTCATTGTTATTAACATGTATATCGCTGTCATTCTCGAGAACTACTCTCAG gcAACGGAAGATGTACAAGAAGGCCTAACTGACGACGACTACGACATGTATTACGAAATATGGCAGCGATTCGATCCCGAGGGTACGCAGTATATCAGATACGACCAACTGTCTGATTTCTTAGATGTGCTCGAACCGCCGTTGCAAATACACAAACCTAATAAGTACAAGATTATATCTATGGACATACCAATATGCCGCGGAGACATGATGTTCTGCGTGGACATCCTTGACGCACTCACGAAGGATTTCTTCGCGAGGAAGGGCAATCCCATCGAGGAGTCGGTGGAGGTTGGCCGGCCAGACGAGGTCGGGTACGAGCCCGTGTCGTCGACGTTGTGGCGACAGCGCGAGGAGTACTGTGCGCGGCTCATCCAGCATGCCTGGCGGCGGCATCGACGAGCGCAGTCCCCGACGGGCGCCTCGGTGACTGGATCGTGCGCTGGCGAGGCGGAAGGCGCGCCCACGGCCGTGCTACTGGACGCAGGCGGTGGTGCGGGCGGTGCGCATCGCGTGGTGCTGCAGGCAGCCGGTGCGGCGCCCCGGCCTCCTGAACCCGCGCCGCCGCCCGCGCCCGTCTGA